A region of Jonquetella anthropi DSM 22815 DNA encodes the following proteins:
- a CDS encoding helix-turn-helix transcriptional regulator — protein sequence MTFSEFVIFVRKNLDLSQEQLASAINVSYSTINRWENCHVTPSNLAVKSFFDFCENNFIDIPDGLL from the coding sequence ATGACATTTTCAGAGTTTGTTATTTTTGTGCGAAAGAACCTTGATTTAAGCCAAGAGCAGCTTGCTAGTGCAATAAATGTAAGTTATTCGACTATTAACCGCTGGGAGAACTGTCATGTTACACCAAGCAATCTAGCAGTGAAAAGTTTTTTTGATTTTTGTGAGAATAATTTCATCGATATTCCGGATGGGTTATTATAG
- a CDS encoding AAA family ATPase yields MARADLICELIKYGLINDYTNFRKATEALCAEERSKQHTVLAAKIDELLKKSKKDTAKDKLFSPTTIRGGTNEQNLFLEKIPKKRLDHLILPNHIKLTCQDLITEQNRSDLLQSYGIEPRNKILLIGPPGNGKTSLAEAISEALMIPLLTVRYENIIGSYLGETASRLSRLFDYVRTRECVLFFDEFETLGKERGDTHETGEIKRVVSSLLMQIDALPSYVIVIAATNHDTLLDKAAWRRFQVRLEIPKPTRNNLEEYYHFFEKEKDFKFGLQPSTLAKKTLGISYAEAEEFALSVYRQYILSLPNDNVKEITEKAIRSWQSQVIIANKNKGGLEICQTDL; encoded by the coding sequence ATGGCAAGAGCAGATTTGATATGTGAGTTAATAAAATATGGTTTAATAAATGACTATACAAACTTTAGGAAAGCTACTGAGGCGTTATGCGCCGAAGAACGTTCAAAGCAGCATACAGTACTTGCAGCAAAAATTGATGAATTATTAAAAAAATCAAAAAAAGATACCGCGAAAGATAAATTGTTTTCACCAACGACTATCCGTGGTGGAACAAATGAACAAAATCTTTTCTTGGAAAAGATTCCTAAAAAAAGACTAGATCATTTGATTCTTCCAAATCATATTAAATTAACCTGTCAAGATTTAATAACAGAACAAAACCGTTCCGATTTACTGCAGTCATACGGCATAGAACCACGAAATAAAATTCTTTTAATTGGTCCTCCCGGAAACGGAAAAACTTCATTGGCAGAAGCAATATCCGAAGCATTGATGATACCGCTTCTTACAGTTAGGTATGAAAATATTATAGGTTCCTATCTCGGTGAAACCGCATCTCGATTATCAAGACTATTTGATTATGTGAGAACCAGAGAGTGTGTTTTGTTTTTTGATGAGTTTGAAACACTAGGGAAAGAACGTGGGGACACGCATGAAACTGGTGAAATTAAACGTGTAGTAAGCTCTTTATTGATGCAAATTGATGCACTTCCAAGTTATGTCATTGTTATTGCTGCTACAAATCATGATACTTTACTTGATAAAGCAGCATGGCGTAGGTTTCAAGTCCGGCTAGAAATACCAAAACCAACCCGAAATAATTTGGAGGAATACTATCATTTTTTTGAAAAAGAAAAAGATTTTAAGTTCGGTTTGCAGCCCAGCACACTTGCGAAAAAAACATTAGGCATAAGCTATGCAGAAGCGGAGGAATTTGCATTATCAGTTTATAGACAGTATATTTTAAGTCTGCCGAATGATAATGTGAAGGAAATTACCGAGAAGGCCATTCGTAGTTGGCAGTCTCAGGTAATTATTGCAAATAAAAATAAAGGAGGATTGGAAATATGCCAGACAGACCTTTAA
- a CDS encoding S8 family peptidase yields the protein MPDRPLILFPSPERADREHKPPVFTRTVSPSFGKQFTRLQPSFTLLKTAFEQKALKIQQSPTGINPEFALVFEIIGTVDSFYTAVKNTDGLEWIFDSETEPFDPDDDFYQVDSKSGEKIENSLNGKLYCVMSNQQAMSQLLSLWQRYQNGETDVFKRGFAGLRDVFTQIKDLRKWDARDRIEETHALEYWRESLEFDGDSPVPFEIELFFRSDAAKRSNSAETIHSEIQLLEGHVIQECIIDEIFYHGMLVELPRTSIERLVNQYEEIELSQVDDIMFFRPVCQSAFVSTTDSEVYTSTEEASLPTGDAVVAVFDGMPMQNHRLLRGRVIIDDPDDYATGYESKYRVHGTSMVSLAIYGDIKRNDAPISSPVYVRPILRPKQSGFDKITEGVPDDSMFIDVLHRAVKRMMEGEGQESATAPNTKVINLSIGDPVRQLAVTMSPTARLLDFLAYKYKILFIISAGNHPEIVNFIDKPFDELKSLDITQRSNIFAEIIKDNQRNLKILAPAESLNGLTIGALYDDFTNVNETDRFIWAVDRGLPSPISAIGKGYRSIITPDLFYYGGREFVRGRFDGKINWVESSREPGCLSAAPYGTGATDGCAFSFGTSDAAAQITHEAAKCHDVLNQIFLDETGTKMPADSTAILLKAMLTHGASWESIADKIASSMETSPKKLSKWLGNGIPNISRVIECTKERITLIGLGALKKDEGDIFRLPLPVDFSSRLMKRKLTVTLAYLSPVVPNKQTYRGAQLWFNIDDGGKGLVPERQNTEWQAVRKGSLQHEIFTGENPIVWNDDDLIIKVNCREEAIKLKKDEIPYCIFVSFEVAEGFDVDLYADVSIRIRHHVQISSN from the coding sequence ATGCCAGACAGACCTTTAATATTATTTCCGTCTCCAGAAAGAGCAGATCGTGAACACAAACCTCCCGTATTTACAAGGACAGTAAGTCCGTCTTTTGGAAAGCAGTTCACTCGGCTACAACCATCTTTTACTTTACTAAAAACTGCTTTTGAACAGAAGGCATTAAAAATTCAGCAATCTCCCACTGGGATTAACCCTGAATTTGCTTTGGTTTTTGAAATAATTGGAACTGTTGATAGTTTCTATACGGCAGTGAAAAATACAGATGGTCTTGAATGGATATTTGACAGCGAGACTGAACCATTTGATCCGGATGATGATTTTTACCAAGTAGACAGTAAATCTGGTGAAAAGATTGAAAATTCACTAAACGGGAAACTATATTGTGTAATGTCTAATCAACAGGCGATGTCGCAATTATTATCATTGTGGCAAAGATATCAAAATGGAGAAACAGATGTATTCAAACGGGGGTTTGCAGGACTCCGTGATGTTTTTACCCAAATAAAAGACTTAAGGAAGTGGGACGCAAGAGATAGAATTGAAGAAACACACGCTTTAGAATATTGGCGTGAATCGCTGGAATTTGATGGGGATTCTCCCGTTCCGTTTGAAATCGAACTGTTCTTTAGAAGTGATGCGGCAAAAAGAAGTAATTCTGCTGAAACGATTCACAGCGAAATTCAATTGTTAGAAGGACATGTAATTCAGGAATGTATAATAGATGAAATATTTTACCATGGTATGTTAGTTGAACTACCAAGAACTTCTATTGAGAGATTAGTTAATCAATATGAAGAAATTGAATTATCGCAAGTTGACGATATCATGTTCTTCCGTCCTGTTTGTCAATCTGCATTTGTTTCTACAACGGACTCAGAAGTATACACTTCTACTGAAGAAGCATCATTACCGACAGGTGATGCTGTGGTTGCCGTTTTTGACGGTATGCCAATGCAAAATCACCGTCTGCTTCGTGGACGAGTTATCATTGATGATCCTGATGACTATGCTACGGGATATGAAAGCAAATATCGTGTTCATGGTACTTCGATGGTCTCCCTTGCAATTTATGGTGATATTAAAAGGAATGACGCTCCTATTAGTAGTCCCGTATATGTGAGACCTATTTTACGACCGAAACAAAGCGGCTTCGATAAGATTACAGAAGGTGTTCCGGATGACAGTATGTTTATTGATGTTCTTCACCGAGCTGTAAAGAGAATGATGGAGGGAGAGGGTCAAGAGAGCGCAACGGCCCCCAATACTAAAGTAATTAATTTGTCTATTGGAGACCCTGTGCGACAGTTGGCTGTCACAATGAGCCCGACTGCGCGACTGCTCGATTTTCTTGCCTATAAATATAAGATTTTGTTTATCATAAGTGCCGGCAACCACCCAGAGATTGTAAACTTTATAGATAAACCGTTCGACGAACTAAAATCTCTTGACATAACACAGAGAAGTAACATTTTTGCTGAGATCATAAAAGATAATCAACGCAATCTTAAAATATTGGCACCCGCAGAAAGTTTGAATGGACTTACAATCGGTGCTTTGTATGATGATTTCACTAATGTAAATGAAACCGATCGTTTTATTTGGGCCGTTGACAGGGGACTACCATCCCCTATATCTGCAATTGGAAAAGGGTATCGTTCTATCATTACTCCGGACTTGTTTTATTATGGTGGTAGAGAATTTGTCAGAGGAAGATTTGATGGTAAAATCAATTGGGTAGAATCTTCGCGTGAGCCAGGATGCTTATCTGCTGCTCCATATGGAACGGGCGCCACAGATGGATGTGCTTTTTCTTTTGGAACTAGCGATGCTGCCGCACAAATAACACATGAAGCAGCAAAATGCCATGATGTACTTAATCAGATATTTCTTGACGAAACAGGTACCAAGATGCCAGCAGATTCTACGGCAATCCTTTTGAAGGCTATGCTCACACATGGTGCATCATGGGAATCTATTGCTGATAAAATTGCTTCATCAATGGAAACTTCCCCAAAAAAATTAAGTAAATGGCTTGGAAACGGTATTCCTAATATAAGTCGTGTTATAGAGTGCACTAAAGAACGCATAACTCTTATTGGACTTGGAGCATTAAAGAAAGATGAAGGGGATATCTTTAGACTCCCGCTTCCTGTAGACTTTTCGTCTCGCCTAATGAAACGGAAGCTAACTGTTACCTTAGCTTATCTTTCTCCTGTTGTACCAAATAAGCAAACATATCGAGGTGCACAACTATGGTTTAATATTGATGATGGTGGAAAGGGTCTTGTTCCAGAGAGGCAAAATACAGAATGGCAGGCAGTTCGTAAGGGGTCATTACAACATGAGATTTTTACTGGAGAAAACCCAATCGTCTGGAATGATGATGATCTTATTATAAAAGTAAATTGTAGAGAGGAAGCAATTAAACTTAAAAAAGATGAAATACCATATTGTATATTTGTAAGTTTTGAAGTGGCAGAGGGGTTTGATGTGGATTTATATGCTGATGTTT